A section of the Arcobacter roscoffensis genome encodes:
- a CDS encoding ankyrin repeat domain-containing protein, which translates to MLDKLFGSSETIEELIIKKPFNEKAVEKKLAKSDFNKNDSSLLHHCAKYDAFNAVNYLLSIGVKFNSLNEFNENALFTALKSSSLETSKLLLKKGIDVNQENLDGEIPLHLAFKYGAIQLIDIIASKTQDINKKNKVGRTVLFYAIESKNRLAIKKVLALSNELDINQQDNNGNTICHLKEITADLNIFDGLLDLGLDLNSINNKGQDFLYLNCLDLDLNNNLFSFAIRNNASLNRRYGTKKNTLLIYLIDKLLTYDIQVYENKSFINKYQDRIMTFVENGANVNLLNLEEENLLFNIIRARSEFNLDFILKSTSINVNQTNAIGNTVLDIAIFNGKPNIDLIKRLLFSNIDSSLKDKNNHSVIEKVVDVILSENSPNRVRKVSNIRVYPEVNYNQILNLLLEFIKVDINEILFEEEPIIFEIAKYFNVPLLETFKKYGANLDILSKKDNLNAFYRVLQSGKEQKNQKQAFHKTLNFLILNNVNIDCKDSYGGNVIHKAILDHDLQVINILTKRVGDYRAVDNKGRNYIHNTVWSDKIDILKKIALKNRDLINKPDRFGILPINYAVIMGKKEVVFSLIKLGAFLNNHNKINQQFKESFFSKLGDLDDILNTSMTVNERSLMTKLVSNMKEEFHIKK; encoded by the coding sequence ATGCTAGATAAATTATTTGGTAGTAGTGAAACTATCGAAGAGTTAATAATAAAAAAACCTTTTAATGAAAAAGCGGTAGAAAAGAAATTAGCAAAATCTGATTTTAATAAAAATGATAGCTCTTTATTGCATCATTGTGCAAAATATGATGCTTTTAATGCAGTTAATTATTTGCTAAGTATTGGAGTTAAATTTAATTCTTTAAATGAATTTAATGAAAATGCACTTTTTACAGCTTTAAAAAGCTCAAGTTTAGAGACTTCTAAACTATTATTAAAAAAAGGAATAGATGTAAATCAAGAAAATCTTGATGGGGAAATCCCCTTACATTTAGCTTTTAAATATGGAGCAATTCAATTAATAGATATAATTGCTTCAAAAACGCAAGATATAAATAAAAAAAATAAAGTAGGTAGAACAGTTTTATTTTATGCAATAGAGTCAAAAAATAGACTAGCCATAAAAAAAGTTTTAGCTTTAAGTAATGAATTAGATATTAATCAACAAGATAATAATGGTAATACAATTTGTCATTTAAAAGAAATAACTGCTGATTTAAATATTTTTGATGGATTGCTTGATTTAGGTTTAGATTTAAACTCTATTAACAACAAAGGACAAGACTTTTTATATCTAAATTGTTTAGATTTGGATTTAAATAACAATCTTTTCTCTTTTGCAATAAGAAATAATGCTTCATTAAATAGAAGATATGGAACAAAGAAAAATACCTTATTGATATACTTGATTGATAAACTATTAACTTATGATATTCAAGTTTATGAAAATAAAAGTTTTATAAATAAATATCAAGATAGGATAATGACTTTTGTTGAAAATGGTGCAAATGTAAATCTTTTGAATTTAGAAGAAGAGAATTTATTATTTAACATAATAAGAGCAAGAAGTGAGTTTAATTTAGATTTTATTTTAAAGTCAACATCTATAAATGTAAATCAAACTAATGCTATTGGTAATACGGTTTTAGATATTGCTATTTTTAATGGTAAACCTAACATTGATCTAATAAAAAGACTTCTTTTTTCAAATATTGACTCAAGTTTAAAAGATAAAAATAATCATAGTGTTATAGAAAAAGTAGTAGATGTTATTTTGAGTGAAAACTCACCAAATAGAGTAAGAAAAGTATCAAATATAAGAGTTTATCCAGAGGTTAATTATAATCAAATTCTAAATTTACTTTTAGAGTTTATAAAAGTAGATATAAATGAAATACTTTTTGAAGAAGAGCCAATTATTTTTGAAATTGCAAAATATTTTAATGTTCCTTTACTTGAGACATTTAAAAAATATGGTGCAAATCTAGATATCTTAAGTAAAAAAGATAATCTAAATGCATTTTATAGGGTCCTTCAATCAGGAAAAGAACAAAAAAATCAAAAGCAAGCTTTTCATAAAACTTTGAATTTCCTTATCTTAAATAATGTAAATATTGACTGTAAAGACTCTTATGGAGGAAATGTAATTCATAAAGCTATATTAGATCATGACTTACAAGTTATAAATATTCTTACAAAAAGAGTAGGGGATTATAGAGCTGTAGATAATAAGGGAAGAAACTATATTCATAATACAGTTTGGAGTGATAAAATAGATATATTAAAGAAAATTGCTTTAAAAAATAGAGACCTAATAAACAAACCTGATAGATTTGGTATCTTACCAATAAATTATGCTGTTATTATGGGTAAAAAAGAGGTTGTGTTCTCTCTTATAAAATTAGGTGCATTTTTAAATAATCACAATAAAATCAATCAGCAATTTAAAGAGAGTTTTTTTTCTAAACTAGGAGATTTAGATGATATTTTAAATACTTCAATGACGGTAAATGAAAGAAGCTTAATGACTAAATTAGTATCTAATATGAAAGAAGAGTTTCATATTAAGAAATAG
- a CDS encoding sensor histidine kinase, with protein MIKSNNDKFIIFFIKYAPIIFVIIFSLIATKIILNEKEVSYKKEITELEKEYYLQNKKRVYEEVQRVYNHIENEKNNTEKELKVFIKEKVYLAHNIATKIYEKNKDTKSKEEIFSLIKTTLESIIFNEGRGYFFINDKYGNNVLQPLNKSIEGKNYINFRDKEGNYPVRKMIETIKKKSESFDSYFWYKNNDTAEVFEKIAFYKYFEPYDIIIGTGEYIVDFEAKLKTKILEYIQKIRYANNAYIFVIDYDGKYLAHYKTKLIGKNRINYKNSAGRYLVQDIINFARNNDGEYMTYEATINTDKSALSNKKISYIRKFEAYKWVIGTGFYTENLNKKIEEKKLLLEKKKLDNIETITKISILTTMLLLIISFFISKVLESRLKLYKKEIENKIIENKEKDDLMSQQAKMATMGEMIANIAHQWKQPLSQITTISSGIKMQNELNYLKLEDINSQMDKITKSTKYLSETIDDFKNFFSPHKEFNDFEVTNTINRTLKLLESSIKTCNIKVIREDKDISIKSNENELLQVLVNIIKNASEALENREELEENKFIFIKTLKNDNFLKLEIYDNAKGINEDIIKNVFSPYFTTKGNEGTGIGLYMSKNIVTKSLKGKLSVENISYNYKGSSFNGAKFTIEVPLLGPKK; from the coding sequence ATGATAAAATCAAATAATGACAAGTTTATAATATTTTTTATAAAGTATGCACCTATTATATTTGTTATTATTTTCTCACTTATTGCAACTAAAATAATACTAAATGAAAAAGAAGTATCTTATAAAAAAGAGATTACAGAATTAGAAAAAGAGTACTACTTACAAAATAAAAAAAGAGTTTATGAAGAAGTACAAAGAGTCTATAATCATATTGAAAATGAAAAAAATAATACAGAAAAAGAACTAAAAGTTTTTATAAAAGAAAAAGTTTATCTAGCTCATAATATTGCTACAAAAATCTATGAAAAAAATAAAGATACAAAATCAAAAGAAGAAATTTTCTCTTTAATAAAAACAACATTAGAAAGTATAATTTTTAATGAAGGAAGGGGATATTTTTTCATAAATGACAAGTATGGGAATAATGTTCTTCAACCATTAAATAAATCCATTGAAGGCAAAAACTACATAAACTTTAGAGATAAAGAAGGTAATTACCCAGTTAGAAAAATGATTGAAACGATTAAAAAGAAAAGTGAAAGTTTTGATTCCTATTTTTGGTATAAGAACAATGATACAGCTGAAGTCTTTGAAAAAATTGCATTTTATAAATATTTTGAGCCATATGATATTATTATAGGTACAGGGGAATATATAGTTGACTTTGAAGCAAAACTTAAAACTAAAATTTTAGAGTATATTCAAAAAATAAGATATGCAAATAATGCTTATATTTTTGTAATAGATTATGATGGGAAATATTTAGCTCATTATAAAACAAAACTAATTGGTAAAAATAGAATAAACTATAAAAACAGTGCAGGTAGATATTTAGTTCAAGATATTATAAATTTTGCAAGAAATAATGATGGGGAGTATATGACTTATGAGGCAACTATCAATACAGATAAAAGTGCCCTTAGCAATAAAAAAATCTCTTATATCAGAAAATTTGAAGCATACAAATGGGTTATAGGAACTGGTTTTTATACTGAAAACTTAAATAAAAAGATTGAAGAGAAAAAGCTTTTACTTGAAAAGAAAAAACTTGATAATATTGAAACTATTACAAAAATAAGCATTTTAACAACTATGCTTTTACTTATTATTTCATTTTTTATCTCAAAAGTTTTAGAAAGTAGACTTAAACTTTATAAAAAAGAAATTGAAAATAAAATCATAGAAAATAAAGAAAAAGATGACTTAATGTCCCAACAAGCGAAGATGGCAACAATGGGAGAAATGATAGCAAATATTGCACATCAATGGAAACAACCTCTAAGTCAAATAACAACAATATCTTCTGGAATAAAAATGCAAAATGAATTAAACTATTTAAAACTTGAAGATATTAATTCACAGATGGATAAAATCACAAAATCGACAAAGTATCTATCTGAGACAATAGATGATTTTAAAAACTTCTTTTCACCCCACAAAGAATTCAATGACTTTGAAGTTACAAATACAATAAATAGAACACTTAAACTTTTAGAAAGTTCAATTAAAACTTGTAATATCAAAGTAATTAGAGAAGATAAAGATATATCTATAAAAAGTAATGAAAATGAACTACTGCAAGTTTTAGTAAATATCATTAAAAATGCAAGTGAAGCACTTGAAAACAGAGAAGAACTTGAAGAAAATAAATTTATTTTTATCAAAACATTAAAAAATGACAATTTTTTAAAATTAGAAATATATGATAATGCAAAAGGAATAAATGAAGATATTATAAAAAATGTATTTAGTCCTTATTTTACTACAAAAGGAAATGAAGGTACAGGTATAGGACTTTATATGTCAAAAAACATAGTAACAAAAAGTTTAAAAGGGAAACTTTCTGTTGAAAACATATCATATAATTATAAAGGTTCTAGTTTTAATGGAGCAAAATTTACAATTGAAGTGCCCTTATTGGGGCCTAAAAAATAA
- a CDS encoding DsbA family protein, whose product MKSILYHVHDPMCSWCYAFKPTLDNLRKELPSNVELVHVVGGLAKNSNIPMPKEQQETIENIWKQINKEVGTKFNHDFWKKCEPRRSTYLSCQATMLARYENKEDEMIEAIQKAYYQEAKNPSDASTLIDLAKKIGLDEKKFEEDLKGQKIEEDLQDELNLRRSLKVRVFPSLVLKYKKEVYPINIKYDDHTSMLKQIIDLTQNIYF is encoded by the coding sequence ATGAAATCAATACTTTATCATGTACATGACCCAATGTGTTCATGGTGTTATGCTTTTAAACCTACTCTTGATAACTTAAGAAAAGAACTTCCATCAAATGTAGAACTTGTACATGTTGTGGGAGGATTAGCTAAAAATAGTAATATTCCTATGCCAAAAGAACAGCAAGAAACAATTGAAAATATATGGAAACAAATAAATAAAGAAGTTGGAACAAAATTTAATCACGACTTCTGGAAAAAATGTGAACCAAGACGTTCAACTTACCTTTCATGCCAAGCTACAATGCTAGCTAGATATGAAAATAAAGAAGATGAAATGATAGAAGCTATTCAAAAAGCTTATTATCAAGAAGCAAAAAACCCAAGTGATGCTTCTACTTTAATCGATCTTGCAAAAAAAATAGGATTAGATGAAAAGAAATTTGAAGAAGATTTGAAAGGTCAAAAAATCGAAGAAGATTTACAAGATGAATTAAATTTAAGAAGATCACTAAAAGTTAGAGTTTTCCCTTCTCTTGTATTAAAATATAAGAAAGAAGTTTATCCAATAAATATAAAATATGATGATCATACAAGTATGTTAAAGCAGATTATTGATTTAACACAAAATATCTATTTTTAA
- a CDS encoding DnaJ domain-containing protein yields MDYEEFEKAVDIMGVLTRTSKKDLKKKYLKLSKRYHPDMPEGSHEKFQEIKDSYDLLCAYMDSYCFLFDKEEFKEQFPAFTNYKNWNR; encoded by the coding sequence ATGGATTATGAAGAGTTTGAAAAAGCAGTTGATATAATGGGAGTTCTTACAAGAACCTCTAAAAAAGATTTGAAGAAAAAATATTTAAAACTCTCAAAAAGATACCATCCTGATATGCCAGAAGGTAGTCATGAAAAGTTTCAAGAAATAAAAGATTCATATGACTTACTTTGTGCATACATGGATTCGTATTGTTTTTTATTTGATAAAGAAGAGTTTAAAGAGCAGTTCCCAGCTTTTACAAATTATAAAAATTGGAATAGATAA
- a CDS encoding ADP-ribosylglycohydrolase family protein, translating into MFEQKKIKELVLTSLVTDAYCLGTHWVYDEKQLLDDSINFEKLNKPLSIWHKEKVAGEFTHYGDQTYWLYEFLKDKEEFNENDFLEFWTNKMAAYNGYIDGASRNTLQNIKDSVVPSGSNSSDLSIVGRIAPLLKVSKTKEEFLENVEKFVKLTHNSSKALNASRFFAKVLLKVLDKKDIKEAIMSLKDEFDISIKKHIENAIDSKDKDTFQVIREFGPACDVDQGFAGTIHLLLKYDSLKEMLIENAKAGGDSSARAMIASIIFMANNSIKQIPNDWLAIKVVID; encoded by the coding sequence ATGTTTGAACAAAAAAAAATAAAAGAGTTAGTGCTAACTTCACTGGTAACAGATGCATATTGTTTAGGAACACACTGGGTTTATGATGAAAAACAGTTATTGGATGATTCAATTAACTTTGAGAAGCTAAATAAACCCCTTTCTATTTGGCATAAAGAAAAAGTTGCAGGTGAGTTTACTCATTATGGCGATCAAACTTATTGGCTTTATGAATTTTTAAAAGATAAAGAAGAATTTAATGAAAATGATTTTCTAGAGTTTTGGACTAATAAAATGGCTGCTTATAATGGTTATATTGATGGTGCATCTAGAAATACTTTACAAAATATAAAAGATTCAGTAGTACCTAGTGGTTCAAACTCTAGCGATTTATCAATTGTTGGAAGAATTGCACCTTTATTAAAAGTTTCGAAAACAAAAGAAGAGTTTTTAGAAAATGTAGAAAAGTTTGTAAAATTAACACATAATTCATCAAAAGCTTTAAATGCTTCAAGATTTTTTGCAAAAGTCTTATTAAAAGTTTTAGATAAAAAAGATATTAAAGAAGCAATTATGAGTTTAAAAGATGAGTTTGATATATCTATTAAAAAGCATATTGAAAATGCAATAGATTCTAAAGATAAAGATACTTTCCAAGTAATTAGAGAGTTTGGTCCTGCTTGTGATGTAGATCAAGGTTTTGCTGGAACTATACATTTACTTTTAAAATATGACAGTTTAAAAGAAATGTTAATTGAAAATGCAAAAGCTGGTGGAGATTCTAGTGCTAGAGCTATGATAGCATCTATCATATTCATGGCAAATAATTCAATAAAACAAATACCAAATGATTGGTTAGCAATTAAAGTGGTAATAGATTAG
- a CDS encoding methyl-accepting chemotaxis protein — MLKSISIKAKLLMIVISSIVVVSVAMIVQSIISLQETSETVIEKFKADAYKSKEKELENYISLAIKTVETYHARTAKDKVKAEVQSYLKEQTGFMLSVMEGTYNQYKGKVSDDELKELVRTAVKSTRYGKTGYFWMNDLDANIVMHPIKPQLDGKDLSQFKDKGGKRIFFEFAKVAKQKGEGFVDYVWPKPGFEAPQDKVSFVKLFKPFGWVVGTGEYVDDVTSRLQKEALQAVADMRYGKDGYYWINDSHPKMVMHPIKPKLNGKDLTNNADATGKRHFVEMSKVANSSKEGGLVSYKWDRPGKVGDPRLKFSYVKKFEPWDWIIGTGAYVDNIESKIAEMEAKTQEQILDVIIRNCIIIFIIMIILAFVMAVLSNKAIFKPLQEFQDGLLNFFKYINKEKNDVDHLDDSANDEIGRMAKIINQNVVKTKSLVEQDAALIEDVTRVVANIKDGYLDSRVEKTTQTEALQILQTQINEMLDNLETNIGRDTNIILDVLAKYGQLDFRNNIKNANGKVEIAINDLSKIINDMLAENKQNGLTLDSSSDVLLQNVDKLNKNSTTTAAALEETAAALEEITSTIINNTDSISIMAANSEELSKSINIGQQLATGTVKSMDEINDQTQDIAEAITVIDQIAFQTNILSLNAAVEAATAGEAGKGFAVVAQEVRNLAARSAEAAKEIKNIVEKATEKANAGKDGADKMIKGYETLNQSILKTTELIATITEASKEQRAGIEQINDAVTQLDQQTQQNVVISNTTHSIASQTDEIAKLIVQQADEKEFIGKETIKSEAVKLSEKSSEEILAELRNKTNSKNSSKPKQTQSYTQSESKTNTKQSFTDTSSDDEWESF; from the coding sequence ATGTTAAAATCTATATCCATTAAAGCTAAGCTTTTAATGATTGTAATTAGTTCAATTGTAGTAGTTTCAGTTGCAATGATTGTTCAATCAATTATTTCATTACAAGAAACATCTGAAACTGTGATTGAAAAGTTTAAGGCAGATGCATACAAATCAAAAGAAAAAGAGCTAGAAAACTATATTTCATTAGCTATAAAAACAGTTGAAACTTATCATGCAAGAACGGCAAAAGATAAAGTAAAAGCTGAGGTTCAAAGTTACCTAAAAGAACAAACTGGATTTATGTTATCTGTAATGGAAGGAACTTATAATCAATATAAGGGAAAAGTTTCAGATGATGAGTTAAAAGAATTAGTAAGAACAGCAGTAAAATCTACAAGATATGGTAAAACGGGTTATTTTTGGATGAATGACTTAGATGCAAATATAGTAATGCATCCAATTAAACCGCAACTTGATGGAAAAGATTTATCTCAGTTTAAAGATAAAGGTGGAAAAAGAATTTTCTTTGAGTTTGCAAAAGTTGCAAAACAAAAGGGTGAAGGTTTTGTAGATTATGTATGGCCTAAACCTGGATTTGAAGCTCCACAAGATAAAGTATCTTTTGTAAAATTATTTAAGCCATTTGGTTGGGTAGTTGGTACTGGTGAATATGTTGATGATGTTACATCAAGACTACAAAAAGAAGCTTTACAGGCAGTTGCTGATATGAGATATGGTAAAGATGGATACTACTGGATCAATGACTCTCATCCTAAAATGGTAATGCATCCTATAAAACCAAAACTGAATGGAAAAGATTTAACAAACAATGCCGATGCCACAGGAAAAAGACACTTTGTTGAAATGTCAAAGGTTGCAAATTCTTCAAAAGAGGGTGGATTAGTTAGTTACAAGTGGGATAGACCAGGAAAAGTTGGTGATCCTAGACTAAAATTCTCTTATGTTAAAAAATTTGAGCCATGGGATTGGATTATTGGAACAGGGGCATATGTAGATAATATTGAGTCAAAAATTGCTGAAATGGAAGCAAAAACTCAAGAGCAGATTTTAGATGTAATTATTAGAAACTGTATTATCATTTTCATAATTATGATTATTTTAGCATTTGTAATGGCAGTATTATCAAATAAAGCAATCTTTAAACCATTACAAGAGTTCCAAGATGGTTTATTAAATTTCTTCAAATATATCAACAAAGAAAAAAATGATGTTGATCATTTAGACGATAGCGCTAATGATGAGATTGGTAGAATGGCTAAGATTATTAATCAAAATGTTGTTAAAACAAAATCATTAGTTGAGCAAGATGCCGCACTTATTGAAGATGTGACAAGAGTTGTTGCAAATATCAAAGATGGATATTTAGATAGTAGAGTTGAAAAAACTACTCAAACAGAAGCCCTACAAATTTTACAAACTCAAATCAATGAGATGTTAGATAATCTAGAAACAAATATTGGTAGAGATACAAATATAATTTTAGATGTATTAGCAAAATATGGTCAATTAGACTTTAGAAATAATATTAAAAATGCTAATGGAAAAGTAGAAATTGCAATCAATGATTTATCAAAAATTATTAATGATATGTTAGCAGAAAACAAACAAAATGGTTTAACTCTTGATTCAAGTTCAGATGTTCTACTTCAAAATGTAGATAAATTAAATAAAAACTCTACAACAACAGCAGCAGCCTTAGAAGAAACAGCAGCAGCTTTAGAAGAGATTACAAGTACAATTATTAATAATACAGATAGTATTAGTATTATGGCAGCTAATTCAGAAGAGTTATCTAAATCTATTAATATAGGACAACAATTAGCAACGGGAACTGTTAAATCTATGGATGAAATTAATGATCAAACACAAGATATTGCAGAAGCAATTACAGTTATTGATCAAATTGCATTCCAAACAAATATCCTTTCACTAAACGCAGCAGTTGAAGCAGCTACAGCAGGTGAAGCTGGAAAAGGCTTTGCAGTAGTTGCACAAGAAGTAAGAAACCTTGCAGCAAGATCAGCAGAAGCTGCAAAAGAGATTAAAAATATTGTTGAAAAAGCAACAGAAAAAGCAAATGCTGGTAAAGATGGTGCGGATAAGATGATTAAAGGTTATGAGACTTTAAATCAAAGTATCTTAAAAACTACAGAATTAATTGCTACAATTACAGAAGCTTCAAAAGAACAAAGAGCAGGAATTGAGCAAATTAATGATGCAGTAACACAACTTGATCAACAAACACAACAAAATGTTGTTATTTCAAATACAACTCATAGTATTGCTTCTCAAACTGATGAGATAGCGAAACTTATCGTTCAACAAGCAGATGAAAAAGAGTTTATTGGAAAAGAAACAATAAAAAGTGAGGCTGTAAAGTTAAGTGAAAAAAGTTCAGAAGAAATTTTGGCAGAACTTAGAAATAAAACAAATTCAAAGAATTCATCTAAACCAAAACAGACGCAAAGTTATACTCAATCAGAATCAAAAACAAACACAAAACAATCATTCACAGATACAAGTAGTGATGATGAGTGGGAAAGCTTCTAA
- a CDS encoding response regulator transcription factor, with the protein MKILLLEDDHNLNKIIKVSLEKKGFFIDSFIDGYKAVDKILNDSYDLYILDVNVLGFDGHKTLEFIRQKDINTPVIMISAKIDIENIKKSYNLGCNDYIKKPFDFEELYLRIEYHLSHLNLEKTSELQKDLGNNFSFDLIEQRLYKHKHEIDLTVKEKLLLTLFSKNINNTVTNEMIHEYVWSSKEMQTVSMRSVIHKLKQKLKSGMIINLRGVGYKLIK; encoded by the coding sequence TAAAAGTCTCACTTGAAAAAAAAGGTTTTTTCATAGATAGCTTTATAGATGGATATAAAGCAGTTGATAAAATACTAAATGATAGTTATGATTTATATATTTTAGATGTAAATGTCTTAGGCTTTGATGGTCATAAAACCTTAGAGTTTATTAGACAAAAAGATATAAATACACCTGTTATTATGATTAGTGCAAAAATTGATATTGAAAATATCAAGAAATCATACAATCTTGGTTGTAATGATTATATAAAAAAACCCTTTGATTTTGAAGAGTTATATCTTAGAATTGAGTATCACTTATCCCACTTAAACTTAGAAAAAACCAGCGAATTACAAAAAGATTTAGGTAATAATTTCTCTTTTGATTTAATAGAACAAAGGCTTTATAAACATAAACATGAGATTGATTTAACAGTAAAAGAAAAACTTCTTCTTACTCTTTTTTCTAAAAATATAAATAATACAGTTACAAATGAGATGATACATGAATATGTATGGAGTTCTAAAGAGATGCAAACTGTAAGTATGAGAAGTGTTATTCATAAATTGAAACAAAAACTAAAAAGTGGAATGATAATAAATTTAAGAGGTGTAGGATATAAGCTAATTAAATAA